The DNA segment CCCACAAGTGAAGACGTcgtatcttaaaaaaaaaaaaaaaaaaaaaaaaagcgagcttggagggagggggaaggcggGTTGAGATAAACTTGCTAACTCGATTTCACGCGGTCACGCCTGAGGGCATCGGTCGGTGAGGTCCATTGAGATAGGAAGGTTGGAGTGGCCTTGAGGCGTCCTGGGTGAAGCCACCCAACTGTCAGGCGGCCATATTGTCGTAGGATAGGCAGCAACTGCAGGGCAGAGATGAAACACGTCATGGAAATATTTCGCTATGTTGGAATGTATGTATGACCCCTCTTTTATGTTGGGGTCGGGATGAGGTCCCATAGTTACTAAGGAGAGTCAGGTCCGTATGGGTTGGGCTATGATGAGTCAGGTTAGCTCGAGTTAAGCCTGTGTCAGGGTGCTTATTAAGGAGTGTCAGGTCTTGACCCAAGTCGACCTACACATACTCTCTCAGTCAATAATTCAGTAGAGCTCTCgtatagagagagtaaagaCAGGAGTGTTGCTCCGTGCGTGGTGTGAAATGCCGACTACCTGTGTTGCATTTGGGTGCAATGAACAAGCGAACAAAAAATCTGATCCATCCATTACATTTCACCAGtaagttatttatatattcatttatatatatatgatgttcTAGGAAGTGTGCATGATTTTCATAATGAAGACTGACGCACAGGAAATAGGCGCTTTGATTATTTGATCGCAGTGTTATGAACATGTTTACAGGCTACCAAAGGACCCgagcagaagaaaggaatggctTGCAGCTATACGAAGAGACAACTACACCCCAGGCAAACAGGCACGGCTCTGCTCCAAGCACTTTAGACCTGATGATTTCGACAGGACGTCCTTGTGTTACGTGAGGCTGCGAGATGGTGTTGTTCCCAGCATATTTGAGGCTTTCCCTTCAcacttacagaaaaaaacaagcaaaaggaAACCTCCCAAATCTCGCCCTCTCTGTGATCCTGCCCCACAAGAAGCGCAAGATAGTGGACATTCTACTTTAGCTGTGCCGGAAAATCCTGTGCAAACAAACTCAGGTGAGTCACCAACCAAAGCCCAGCTAAAGAGGAAGctgggagaaacagaaacacaactCGTGAagtctatagaaaaaaaattaaactgttGCATCAGAAAACAAGAcgactcaagaaaaaaaaatgccgaatTGTGTTCTGTGATCAGTGCATTGAAACAAAAAAACCTAGTAAGTGAAAATAGTTTGACAGTTTTAGAGTCATGTGCTGGCGGAGTGAGTGACCTTGTGAAAAGACAGGTTGCTAAGAATAGCGGTGAACCCttgcttgctcagtattctccTACCTTGAAAAGTTTTGCTCTCACTTTGCATTTCTACTCTCCAAATGCTTATAGATTCGTAAGGAAAACTTTTGACACCTGCCTCCCTCAATCCTATCCCCTTCCTATCTCAATGGTGAGGTCCATGTTCTGAAGTACCACGCCGCTCTTCCGCTACTCTCAAAGGGCTCTAGATACAGTTACACGGGTTGTTAGTAGTGTTCTTACAGTTATACTGACATACTtaacttctacattattaacaggaaaactTTGAAAACCGGCTcatcatctgtttttttttttttatagtcgtggtgagagaataaAACTTCTTTAgagataaattctctctctctctctctctctctctctctctctctctctctctctctctctctctctctctctctctctctctctctctctctctcaaagaatcATAAtgcgaaaaaaatattacaggtATCTTCACAATCTGTATTAAGTTGACATTTTTTTAGTTATAATGACCTACTGTGTTACtgccacaagagagagagagagagagagggagagagaggctgtgagtgTGGTAGGGCGCAATGTTTACGCCGATAAAACGCTGACCTGTGGATTAAGCGACAACGAGGCCCTTGTGCGGGTCGCCAGCTGAGGTGACCTGTGGACACGAGGATTAGGGCGGTGACGCGGCAAGACCCTTGTGTGGGCAGTCTACGGCTTTAACCAGTGTTGGAAAGGCGTGTTGTAGTGTTATTCCTCGTGTGGTTCTTAGAAATACCCAGACCCCGTACACGTAAGTATGACAATGTATACTTAATTCATTTTCTTAGCTACGCTCCTGTGCTTCTCACCATGGAAGATTTTCTAGTCATCAGAGAGAAATATTACATTTACTTCGCACAATTATCATCCTCATGTAATTAAActcgaatttctctctctctctctctctctctctctctctctctctcattttagaGGGCATTGAGCGATTGACCACACCTTATaactcacgtgtgtgtgtgtttgtgtgtgtgtgtgtgtgtgtgtttgtatgcctTTCGCATTCAAGTTCTGTCAAACAATTCCCATACAATTATTTGATcatgtgttttcttgtttccatactatttatttgtttatttattttgatttttatcaccatccaacacacacacacacacacacacacacacacatgtttatTTTCTCCCACATTCCTGTGATTAGTGACGTTTTAAGCCTGGGTGCTCCAGTGACCCTTATCATCGAAAAATTCCCAGAAGGGTCTCTCAAACGTGTCTGCCTAAGTGCCAACACGCATTTTGGGGAAGAGCATCGTGACGTCGCCTGCACCCAacaaccgttttttttttttctttttatcttgtgCCGATCACTCACTGGAGACAGCGCCGCTCATGTGTATAGATGTTCCCAAGGCTTAACTTACATTATGCCAAGTTcatgtttagtgttttggtgcgttagtgtgtgtgtgtgtgtgtgttatcagaaCGTCTTACTGACCACACCTGACTTTATTAAAAGCAAGAGGGATTTCAAGCAGGTCGCCTGAAGATCCAGTGTGTCCTTTGTCTGagcttcttttccctttacagTGAAACACGAAACTGTATTGTGGTAACTAACACTGAGCAGCAGGGTAGTATGCTGTGGGAGGGAGAAAGTCACATCCATATTTTCATAGTGTGGAGGATGAtgatagagaaggagagggagagaaagggtacGAGACATTGTCCTGCCTCATTAAGTGGTGATGTCTGAATTCTTATGTGTTTCGTATAATTATGTTCAcgcgcgtgtgtatgtgtgtgtgtgtgcgtgagcggACTTCCATGTCATCCCACCGGCCACTCAAAGTGTCCTGTACAGAAGGTGGAGTGATTGGAGTCTTCTCCCTCCAATCTATCTGGAAGGTGAGTCTGACTGCTCCCGTGGGACTTGGCGGCTCTTCCGTCTAGTGAACAATAAGAGCGAATTTAACGTGAACACAATTTAACAGAACATTTTTCAGCCAagtaactaccaccaccatcagcacacacacatagaaagatAACAATACTAacgaataataaataaataaataaataaataaactacattataaccaccatcaccaccatcatcatcatcagcacacacacacacacacacacacacacacacacctggcattgTTTACCTCAGCATGGCGGGGGCGGGAGTAGCACTACTTCCTTAAAAACACTAATTCCAGCCTTCCCTTTGAACTGACAGGCCCACACGCGCCCCCCGCCATGGCAGACACCCTTTCCAGTAACTTCTGCTCCCTGTGTGGCTTTGCTTTCGACAGGTTTTCCTCCGAGAAGCAAAATATGAGGACGTCTTTAGCCTCCCCTGTGGTTGAAGAGTCTGGTGAGTGTTGAGTTTGGCTCGCtaattttttgttaattgtggtgttgttgttattttattgattatttctttggtgttttgtttgtgtgttgtgttatttatttatttattttttttttttttgcatgtttgggttttgctttgtgttgattttttttggtcttgttatttatttatttattttattttttggaagGGGAAAGTTTTGTagttttgttcgtttttttttggttctgtcttatttgtttttttttaatggtatcATAAATTCTGAATGATTATAATGTTACTGATATTTTTaatcatgtattttatttaatttaatgcaCAAATCTATCATGCTTTAGTCTAGTATTTGCCTTACtcattcttgtttgttttttaatattatcATGTCAGTGTATTGCCAAATTTACAATCAATCAGCCGTGTCATTATCAATCAAttactctgtctgtctttttattactgtctgtctgtccattttcccttgtttttgtCCTGTCAGCTAACCTGCCTTATTATGTCTTATCCTTCTCAGTATCTGTCAATAGCCATGTCATTCTTTGTTACCTTATTACTAAGTCTATTTCTGTCTTATGTATTTGTATCTACTTGCCTGTCAACTTCAGTATATTACCCTTTCTGTTATTTAGTCTATTTGTATCTGTTAcccttttgtttttatgtatagCTAAACCAAACCCAAGCtgatttaatctaacctaactttatgTAACTTAATCTGAGCTAACCAAGCATAACTGAAGATAACCTAACAAAACTGGATTTAATTTGATCTAGTGTAATCatatctaacttaacttaatccaATTAAACCAAAGGAAACAAAtcaaatgaatacataaataagtaaatctatctatctacctacatacCAGACTGGCAATCTGACATGGGATGGCCCAGacaaggtaacacacacacacacacacacacacacacacacacacacacacacacacacacacacacacactcactcttagCCCCGTCAGTCcatggtggaaagggacagtctcatgGGATACCTGTGCCACACCCCAGAGGCACACTACAGCTGGCCATACAGATCCACAGCAAGACCCCACAGCATACACTGGTtcactgatagatagatagatagataaacagacagataaacagattatGTAGACAGTTAAGGTACATACAGTAATTAAATGAAATGCACCaattcttcttattcatcatgAAGTTGAACACATTGTAGCAAGGCCTGAGAGCATACACTAGCTCATCCttgaataaatagacaaaaatcaACTAAATCACTCCAAAACACAAGGAATAATACACAAATTCCCTCAACACTCTCCACAGGCCTGCTGGAGCGCCTCAACATCACTGTCACACCACTACGAAAAGAGCTCCTGTTTATCTGTTACTCCTGCTGTACTGTCTTCACCAACTACACCGAGGCAAAGACGAACTTCCACCACAGAGAACAGGAGGCACTCAAACTCCTCACCGAGCCTGTGACGGAAGGGAAGGAGCGGCAGGGGCAGCTTCCTTTTGTCCCTTACCTCAAGAGAAAGTACATGTCCAGGCCCCCATCATCCCCATCCTccccagcccctcccagccctGCCAAGGTCCCAAAGCTGGAGAGGGATAATGACACGGTTGCTGATGATggcagggtgaaggaggaagagatggggaagGATGGGTTAGGTGATGGTTTGGAGTGTGTAAgtatgggttttttttttttgtaagggtTTTCAGGTTAAAGATAAAAGGGAGTTGTTTAATTTAAGACTGGGAATGTGAAGTTAGTGAGAAGGTTGGACAAGTTAGGGGAAGTTCTGGATTGTATTGAATTCTTGTTTTCGTTAAGACTTTGAGGTTAAAGATAAAGGGAgttgttgtttagtttttgGGAATGTGTAGAAAGAAGTTAGATTAAGGAATAATATAAATGaaagtgtggtgtgtgtgaatatatgtGTCTTGAATCTTCTTGGTATTTGTAAGGGTTTTTCAAGTTCAAGATAAgggatattttcatttatttatttatttatttatactgtgAGAACTTTAGGTTATGTTTAGATTAATGTGAAGAACgattttggtttggtttggagtgtgtGAGTATGTCTgagttttttggtgtttgtagGGGTTTTCATGATAAAGATTTGTGGGTTTTTGCTCTCTCTAAGAATGTAAGGAAATGTTAAGGAAGAAGTTAATGTCTTGGCATATTGTATAGTTAggtatgttattttctttagtcCGTCCTGCAACCTTCCTcaagatagagagacagatatatagatattttCATCAGTTCATCCTGCAGCCTTTCTCAGGAATActtgttgttttgtcttgtcctgATAGgcagattaatagatagatgtattattttctttagtttgtGCAACCTTCCTCAAGTCACATGGATTATTAAAAGACTGGCTGTGTTTggaaagtgagggagtgaagtgGAGTATTATTTTCAATCAATCTATCCCACAACCTTCTAGTCACACA comes from the Scylla paramamosain isolate STU-SP2022 chromosome 45, ASM3559412v1, whole genome shotgun sequence genome and includes:
- the LOC135094293 gene encoding THAP domain-containing protein 2-like: MPTTCVAFGCNEQANKKSDPSITFHQLPKDPSRRKEWLAAIRRDNYTPGKQARLCSKHFRPDDFDRTSLCYVRLRDGVVPSIFEAFPSHLQKKTSKRKPPKSRPLCDPAPQEAQDSGHSTLAVPENPVQTNSDS